A window from Candidatus Babeliales bacterium encodes these proteins:
- the trxA gene encoding thioredoxin, translating into MPVTITKDNFEKEIKQYDKPVVIDVYATWCGPCQQMKPIFTELAGEFAGRCKFAALNVDEVRDLSIMFGVTSVPTFVFYNNGEIHSKETGYMSKEALKSRVEEFIASV; encoded by the coding sequence ATGCCCGTTACAATTACAAAAGATAATTTCGAAAAAGAAATAAAACAATACGATAAACCAGTAGTCATCGATGTGTATGCTACTTGGTGTGGTCCATGCCAACAAATGAAACCTATTTTTACAGAGCTTGCAGGTGAATTTGCAGGACGTTGCAAATTTGCAGCACTCAACGTTGATGAAGTCAGAGACTTGTCAATTATGTTTGGTGTAACCTCAGTTCCAACATTTGTTTTTTATAACAATGGTGAAATACATTCTAAAGAAACCGGTTACATGAGCAAAGAAGCTCTAAAATCTCGGGTTGAAGAATTTATTGCTTCTGTGTAA